The Eublepharis macularius isolate TG4126 chromosome 8, MPM_Emac_v1.0, whole genome shotgun sequence genome contains a region encoding:
- the STOML2 gene encoding stomatin-like protein 2, mitochondrial, translating into MWALRAAGRAARDGARRSLPGRGQSTGGLLLPQRAVPRRWASSLPLNTVVLFVPQQEAWVVERMGRFHRILEPGLNFLIPLLDRIRYVQSLKEIVINVPEQSAVTLDNVTLQIDGVLYLRIMDPYKASYGVEDPEYAVTQLAQTTMRSELGKLSLDKVFRERESLNASIVDAINQASDYWGIRCLRYEIKDIHVPPRVKESMQMQVEAERRKRATVLESEGTRESAINVAEGQKQSQILASEGQKAEQINKAAGEANALLVKAQAKAEAIRLLATALAQQNGDAAASLSVAEQYVTAFSKLAKEGNTLLLPSNTGDVTSMVAQAMGIYATLIKPQAAKGEETTAPPALQPQQPSSIEYAESNQPPAS; encoded by the exons ATGTGGGCGCTGCGTGCGGCCGGGCGCGCGGCGCGGGACGGGGCCCGGCGGAGCCTCCCTGGCCGGGGGCAGTCTACCGGGGGCCTCCTCCTTCCGCAGCGGGCAGTGCCGCGGCGCTGGGCCTCCAGCCTGCCCCTGAACACGGTGGTGCTCTTCGTGCCGCAGCAGGAGGCCTGGGTGGTGGAGCGCATGGGCCGCTTCCACCGCATCCTGGAGCCG GGACTGAACTTCCTCATCCCACTTCTGGATCGCATCCGCTATGTGCAGAGCCTCAAAGAAATTGTCATCAATGTGCCGGAGCAGTCGGCTGTTACTCTGG ACAACGTGACCCTCCAGATAGACGGCGTCCTCTACTTACGCATCATGGACCCTTACAAG GCCAGTTACGGAGTGGAAGACCCGGAGTACGCAGTGACTCAGCTTGCCCAGACCACCATGCGCTCCGAACTGGGCAAGCTCTCCCTTGACAAAGTGTTCCGG GAGCGGGAATCCCTCAATGCCAGCATTGTGGATGCCATCAACCAGGCCTCTGACTATTGGGGCATCCGGTGCCTGCGGTATGAGATCAAGGACATCCACGTGCCGCCCCGTGTGAAGGAGTCCATGCAGATGCAG GTGGAAGCTGAGCGGCGCAAGCGGGCGACTGTGCTGGAGTCGGAAGGGACCCGAGAATCAGCCATCAACGTGGCCGAGGGGCAGAAGCAGTCTCAGATCCTGGCCTCTGAAGGGCAGAAAGCAGAGCAGATCAACAAAGCCGCTG GGGAGGCAAATGCCCTGCTGGTCAAGGCTCAGGCCAAAGCAGAGGCCATCCGGCTCCTGGCAACTGCACTGGCCCAGCAG AATGGCGATGCAGCCGCTTCCTTGTCCGTGGCTGAGCAGTACGTGACCGCCTTCTCCAAGCTGGCGAAAGAGGGCAACACGCTCCTGCTGCCCTCCAACACGGGTGATGTGACCAGCATGGTGGCCCAG GCAATGGGCATCTATGCTACTCTGATCAAGCCCCAGGCAGCGAAGGGTGAGGAGACCACAGCCCCTCCTGCCCTCCAGCCACAGCAGCCCTCCAGCATAGAGTACGCGGAATCCaaccagccacctgccagctaa